The genome window TATTCCCCATCCGGGGCCACGGCGCCCGAGGAGGGGGCATACAACGTTACATCCACGCGGCAGGGTTGGGAAATGGAAAAATCTGTTCCCGCACAAATCCCTAATCCCCCGGAATTCTGCCAATGGGATAAAGGGGCGTGTTCGATCAGGGGGTATGTCAGTTCCCCCGGGTTGGGAGAAAGGAAGATGGAGACATACCCCTCCTCGGAGTCCCCATCCTGGGCGAGGAAAGAGACGTTTTCATTGTATGTGGTTGTAATATCCCCGGGTCGCACCCACTGCGCGGGCGATGCGGGATGCGTGACGGTTACCCGGGGTTGAACATTGGTTTCGTCCAGGGCATCACTTGAATACAGGTAGGCAATCCCATCCCGGTGAGCGGTGAAAAAGAATGTTTCATCCCCACTTGAAGCTGTCATCCCATCTGAGAGGCCAGTGAGAATCAGGGCTTGCGCATCCGGCCCGCTGATTGAACGGGGAGAAATGACAGTATTCTGCCCATCCAAGGAAGCGAAAATACTCATGGGATTCCGATCGGAAGGCTTGCCGGTTAACAGGTGCAAGCGCGTCCGTGAATTTGGATGAGTCACCAAACCATGGATAGCTACTTCTTCCAATCCTTCCCCATATGCCTGGGCGACTCCATTCCAAATGGTGCGGGTGCAGTTGGATGCGCATTCCCATCCCACCGCATTATTTCCTTGGCGCGCGCCCATGAACCATACGCCCCCTCCAAAATCCAAAATGGGCTCGACAAAATTCCCGCTAGCTGGGAGAATCGCATGAGGGATTGTCCATTCATTGGCGGCGGGATCAAACTGCGCGAAATACAACATCGTGGACCCCACCCCTCCCGGAACGGGATAATCCACCCACCCCGCGACCAATGCCCCATCCGAGGATAATGCTAGCGTGGGCGAACGCGGATTACCATTACCTCCCCCCACTAGGATATCGGGACCATCCGATGGGGGTATCCAATTCACATGGGTGGCGGTGCAGTCCGCGAACGCGGCGCACGCATAATGAAATATTCCCTGGAGTCGCGTGACCAGGTTGGATTGTGCATCGTCGAACATCACATGCAACGCGTCCCCCCGAACCACCAGTTTAGGTTGCGAAAAGGAATAACGCCATCTCCCATTCTCGGTGGCGACAAGGGGATTTACGATACTAATGGCTTTGGACCAATCAGACCCCGAGGTGCAAGCACGGGAGGAAGGACATTGGCTGTAATAGATGGCTGACTTCCCATTAGTATTATCGACGAGGGAAAACACCAGATGACTATTTCCATTAGGCGTTCGGGCCAGGGCGGGATGACGAGGAGTAACCGAACCTAATTCTAGATTCGCAGGCAACGCATCTTTGGTAATAAGCGTTGACAGGGGAAAGGGCGGGGAGAAAGAAGCCCCTCCATCATCAGTACGACGGAGCATCGCTCCTTGAGTCGTCTCATAGGCCACAAGTAAGCTCCCGCTCCCCAAATGGATTACCTTGGATTGGCGGAAATCCTGATCCGGCAAAACCATGGTGCCCCCACTCACGAGATACTGTTCGAATCCCACCACGCGAGAAGAATTAGGAAGAGGAGCACACGTGCCGGTAGCGAGGTTACAACACGCCCCATACACGGGGGCCCACCCCAAGTGCGCGGGAGTCGCGGGGCCGCTGCAGGAAAGGATGGGGGATAACGATCCTCCCGAGGTGCAAAGCGAGGACGTCGTACGCGAGCAGGGAAGGGAATCACAGACCACTAATGTTTGGAACGCCCCCTCCTCCGGGCAAACGGCTTGGAAAGAAGTAAACCCCCCCATTGGGGAAGGAGAATCGTTAGTAAAGCTACCGGATTGGCCAAATACCCCAGGGGTTAATAGAAGAATAACGATGAGACCAAACCCCCATTTTCCCCAGCCACGCATGTCTTCACGAGGCGCGCCCGATTAAAAAAGGCTCCGGCCCGATCCGTTGGGCCGCTTTCGATCGGTCGCTCCGAACCCGGATTATTTACGATACCCCTGGAGAAATATTTGAATCCCCCTCACGAACTCGAGTAAAGAGATTCTTTTGGATTCCAATTCTCCTTGAGGTCTCAGGTGGGAATCTGAACTCATCCAAATACCTTTATCGGCACAGATCGATTATCCAGTGAATATTAAAAGGCACATCCGTCTTTTTTCTTCATGGAGAAAAAGAAACTTTGGTGGCGGATTCGAGGACTTTCAGAATTGAATGTCCGATTTGATTCTAATATCGAACGTGTTGTCGAATCTCAATTGAAAAAATCAGGTAAAATACGAATTTTAGAAATTGGATTTGGAGAAGGTCGATTGCTCCTGGATTTGCAAACCTTATTTCCTAAAAATTTGGAATTATTTGGAATTAATTTTACAAAAGAACACGGAATGCACCAGCGAAGCGATTTTGCCAAGAATGCCAAAATATTTGGATTAAAACCCATCAAAAAATTACCTAAACCATTTTTTTATGATGCGGGGCAAGGATTACATTTCAAAAATAGATCCATTGATGTTGTTCTAAGCCAGGTTGCCTTTCATTATGTCTCAGATAAAGCCCGCTTGTTAGAAGAAATTTGGAGAGTGCTCACGGTTGGCGGTATCGCTTTTGTCCACATTGAAACAGTCGGAAATGATGATACGTTGCCCGATTTTATGGAAATTTCTCACGAAACGCCCCGTTTTGTAATCTACAAAAAAGGAAAAATAGTTAAATTATCTTCGATCATTAAACAATGCCGGAAAAAAGGGTTTGATATCAAATTTATTCGTCCAAAAGGGCATGAACGAAAACCAAACCTGATAATGAGAAAGAACACCATCAAGCCATTGAAGCTGAATCTCACGTTTGACCCGATTTCAACATTCAATTTGACTAAAATAAGAGGCGAAGACAAGCACAAAACAACCGGGAACGGCTGGTGGGGAACTCGAAGCGTTTACCATACAAAATGAATGGGAATGGTAACAATTGAATGACAATACGAGACTAAATGTTAAGTTGAAAAAAAAGGATCAACCCCATCGTGGGAAGCATTAGGGGGGTGAATAGGAGAAAAAAGACCATCCCCGCTTTCCAGGGGAAAAAAACCGCTCTCTGGAAAAATAGATACTTAGGGGCCCTAATCAATAGGGTACGAAGAGGGAGGGTCTTTTGAAGGGGCACGTTGCCTTTAAAACTGGATTTACCCTATAGAAAGACTATAGACGGGGGTTGGATAATCTTATGGCCGATGACGAGACAATGGAATCAGAAACACCTACTCCTGAAGAGGCACCTTCAACGGTTCTTTCGGAAGAGGAAGGGACGATGGAGGAGAGCAAACTCCCCTTCCCCCGCGCCACCGTTACCAATATGATGCGCCAATACATGGACTCTGGAAAGCAGATCAAGGGACAAGTGAAAGACGAGATGAATATCTGGCTGGGAAAGATGGTGGAACGCATCTCCAAGAAGATGAATGCACACCCCTACACGTATGTCGATTTCGGGATGCTCCGCGAGGCCATCGACCCCTATGAAAGGATCCAGGACGTGGAACTCGAGAAGGAACACATCATCAAGCAATTGGAAGCCGTGAAAAGCCAATGCGATGTGCTCATCCGCGAAGTGGACCGGAAATTCACCCTGTGACAATCAATTTCCGGTTGGTGAGATTACCATTATCATTCAGCGGGCCGGCTCGAGTACCGGAACATTAAATCTCCCCACTTGCGGGAGGACTTTCAATCCAAAACGCGCGAGACCAAAAAACACCCATAAGGACGCGTAGTCCACCAAAAAGTCCCTCACCGAGAACGCGAGGGACGGATGAGATGCGGTCAACCAATACCCGATGTTGTGAAGCACGACCGCGACCAGGAACAAGAGAGCGAGGTTCTTCCACTCTATTTTCCGGATGTGCTTCGCCAGGAGAAAAACCCACACGAAGATGAGGGCATGCATGAGTTGATGAAAAATGTAGTCGAATACGTGGATAGGGTTCCCGAAGACAGGTATGCCGATGAAGGGTAAGTCGAGCCACATGGGTTGGCCGGCATACGAGACGCCATGGCCGAGGAAGATATAGAAGAGGATCACCTTGATGAAAATGAGAACCTGCAACGCCACATAAAAATTCCAGTGCCGCCTGAACAACGAATGATGGCGGTAGCCGACGTGCATGGGTTGCTCTTACAGGCTTGTGCTATAAAAATGGCATCCCCAATCTCTCATTAGAAAAAAGCGAAGTTTCGATCATTCTTTGTCCAAAGAATTGAGGCAGTCGAATTCTCTGCTGCCATACGTTTAATAGGATAAAGAACGAGTCTCGGTCATGGTTAAAGGTAAACCCGGTCAAAAACCAAGGTCGACTGCTACCCGCACCCGCCGCCGGTTCAATAGATTTTCACTCGGGCGAGCAGCGGTGCTCTATAAACGCGGAATGCCACGCCACCTCGTATTAGAACACTACTTCCGCACCTACGCCAAAAAATGGGGCATTCGGGACTACTTCGAAATGTATCGTTATCTTTTTGAAAAGCGCCCTGGTCCAAGTCCCAATCTTGCAGAGCTGTTCGAGGGAAAATCAGAGGACCAGATTAGAGATGCATTTATAGTTTGGCGACAAAGAAGTTTGAAGTTCTCAAATCACGCTTCAAAACAATTGAAGAAATTATATGAAGAAGCAAAAAAAGACCCAGAAAGAGCCAAAAGATTCGGAGACGCATCAAGGGCCAACCTCGAAATAGCGAGAGCAAAACATGAAAGCCTCAGAGAAACAAACCCAGAATACCGCGAAAGCGTCAGAGACAAAGCAAGAGTCACCATCGTAAATGCAAGAGCAAAAGCAAAAAGACTCAGAAAAACAGACCCAAAATACGTAGAAAGAATCAGCGACCGAACGAAAGCGCTATGGAAAGACTCCGAATGGCGTGCCAATCAGACCGAACTCATCCGATCCGGCCTTCAACGTTATTGGTCATTGGTGAGAAAAGGATTACTGACAGAATTCCGGGGACGAGGACTCATCAAATCTACTGATAATCGTGCCGAAAAAGGAGAAAAACTAATCGCTGGAACAACTAAAACCCCTCAATCGGAAGCCATAGAAAGAGAACGAAAAGAGCAAGTGGAAATAGCGATCCAAAGACTCAAACCCGAAGAAGCAGAAGCGATTACATCAACCTTTTTTGAGGGAAACGACCTGTCAACTACCGCCGAAAACATGGGGATAACCCTAACCCAGCTGAACAAAATATTAGATAATGCCTATCGAAAACTCGTCAAGGAACTGCGCAACATTTAATTTTGGAAAAAAAAACCTTGCCGGGAAGATTATACAATCCCCAGACGCTCGCGCACGCGCAATGAGTATTGGGTTTTCCCGCTTAGCAACACATGATGGAGCTTGGACACGTTGTGCGGGCGTTCTTTCCAGACGGCTTTCTCAAAATCGAGGATACACGGGCGGCCATCAGGTCGTATGAGGATGTTATGGAGCTTCCCGCCCAGTTGACCATGGTCCAATCCCATCGTGTCCAACTGATGCGCTTGCGTGAACAGATCCCGCAGAACTGGGTGCCATTCCCATTCAGGAGCGTCTCTGTCTAACCACTCCCCCAATGGAATGCCATCCACCCATTCCATGAGAAGGATACGGGAGGAAGGGTCATGCGCCCGGAGACGAGGTCCTATTCCTTTGGCATTCGCGGCCCGGAGGTTTTCAGCCTCCCGCTCCACCATTCGGGGACGCGTGGATAACGCGTGCTCGGCCTTGGCCGCCAAAAAATGGTTGTCCACCTGAACGCGCCAGATGCCCGCGCTCTTCCCGCGTGCATGAAAAAGGAATTGGGTGCCTCCTTTTTCCGCCAACCAGGCTTCCTGGGCTATGTTGAGCGTGGGCTGGAATATCATACCTTTTTTCCCTCCTATTCAGCCAAAAACCCCACTCTTAATTTAACAGCCATATCCAGCGAAAAAATTCACTTTTTAAACTATTACTGATGGTATTGGGAATAGTATGGCGCCAGGAGACCCATCAAATAGGGTTTTGGCTCCAAAATTCACGATAAAAGACGAAAAATCTTATTTGGAGGGATAGCATAATGGCAGACAATCGACAGATGAACCAACCCATGGTGTTTTTACCCGAGGGCAGCAAACGGGTGTTAGGGAGGGATGCCCAGCGCATCAATATCCTCATCGCCAAAGCCGTGGCGAACGCGGTGAAATCAACATTAGGGCCCAAGGGCATGGATAAAATGCTCGTGGATGATTTAGGGGATGTCACCATCTCCAATGATGGCGCCACCATCCTGGGGGAGATGCAAATAGACCACCCCGCCGGGAAGATGATGGTGGAAGTGGCCAAAACCCAGGACCATGAAGTGGGGGATGGAACGACCACCGCCGTTGTACTGGCTGGGGCGCTCCTGCAGAAAGCCGAAGCCATGCTGGATGATGATATCCACCCGAGCATTATTATCAATGGTTATCGAATGGCCGAGAGGAAAGCCAAAGAGATCGCTGCGAGCATCGCGGATGACATCACATTCGAGGACGCGCGCACGCTCAAGAAAATCGCCATGACATCCATGACAGGAAAGTCGGCGGAATCCGAGGCTAGCCTGTCTGATCTGGTGGTTGAAGCCGTGCGAACGGTCGCGGAGAAAGAGGAAGGAAAATATTCAATTGATTCTTCCTACGTGAAGCTCGAGAAAAAAACCGGTGGAAGTTTACATGAATCCGAATTGATCAAGGGAATCGTTCTGGACAAGGAAGTGGTTCACCCCGGCATGCCCCGGCAGATCGAGAACGCCAAGATCGCTCTCATCGATACGGCCCTCGAGATAAAAGAAACAGAGACCGATGCCAAGATCGAAATTACCTCGCCCGACCAATTGCAGGCCTTCCTGGACCAGGAAGAGGGCATGTTGAGGAAGATGGTGGAAAGCATCCAGAAGACGGGCGCTAATGTCGTGGTCTGCCAGAAGGGCATTGACGATCTAGCCCAACATTTCCTATCCAAGGAAGGTATTTTAGCCGTGCGCCGCGTGAAGCAGAGCGACCTCCAGAAGCTCGCCAAGAGCACCGGGGGAAAAATCGTCTCACGCCTCCATGACATCT of Candidatus Diapherotrites archaeon contains these proteins:
- a CDS encoding class I SAM-dependent methyltransferase; translated protein: MEKKKLWWRIRGLSELNVRFDSNIERVVESQLKKSGKIRILEIGFGEGRLLLDLQTLFPKNLELFGINFTKEHGMHQRSDFAKNAKIFGLKPIKKLPKPFFYDAGQGLHFKNRSIDVVLSQVAFHYVSDKARLLEEIWRVLTVGGIAFVHIETVGNDDTLPDFMEISHETPRFVIYKKGKIVKLSSIIKQCRKKGFDIKFIRPKGHERKPNLIMRKNTIKPLKLNLTFDPISTFNLTKIRGEDKHKTTGNGWWGTRSVYHTK
- a CDS encoding RIO1 family regulatory kinase/ATPase encodes the protein MIFQPTLNIAQEAWLAEKGGTQFLFHARGKSAGIWRVQVDNHFLAAKAEHALSTRPRMVEREAENLRAANAKGIGPRLRAHDPSSRILLMEWVDGIPLGEWLDRDAPEWEWHPVLRDLFTQAHQLDTMGLDHGQLGGKLHNILIRPDGRPCILDFEKAVWKERPHNVSKLHHVLLSGKTQYSLRVRERLGIV
- the thsA gene encoding thermosome subunit alpha encodes the protein MADNRQMNQPMVFLPEGSKRVLGRDAQRINILIAKAVANAVKSTLGPKGMDKMLVDDLGDVTISNDGATILGEMQIDHPAGKMMVEVAKTQDHEVGDGTTTAVVLAGALLQKAEAMLDDDIHPSIIINGYRMAERKAKEIAASIADDITFEDARTLKKIAMTSMTGKSAESEASLSDLVVEAVRTVAEKEEGKYSIDSSYVKLEKKTGGSLHESELIKGIVLDKEVVHPGMPRQIENAKIALIDTALEIKETETDAKIEITSPDQLQAFLDQEEGMLRKMVESIQKTGANVVVCQKGIDDLAQHFLSKEGILAVRRVKQSDLQKLAKSTGGKIVSRLHDISKEDLGHAKIVREKKISGDNMVFVEGCKNPKAVTILIRGGSQHVVDEAERAVNDALGSVSTSIKDGKIVSGGGSTEIEIAMQLKEFAKGVGGREQLAIHAFAEAMEIIPKTLAETAGMDSIDTLVGLRARHKGKEGKYMGVNVYDAKIDDMRKLNVIEPLRIKTQAITSASEVAQMILRIDDIIAATSSGRGAPPGGMPDMGGMDM